CGGTGGCTCGTCGATAAACAGCAGGAAACGGGGCACTACTACCGGTTGATGATCGAGCATGTGAAAAAAGTGCTCGCCGACCCGAAGCGCGTGGTGCCGAACTACGACCCGACGCAGGGCTACGAACTGGCCGGTTTCATTTGGCTGCAAGGTTGGAACGACATGGTGGATGGACACACGTATCCGGCGCAGGGCAAGCCCGGCCGCTTCGACCTCTACGGCGAACTGTTGGCGCACTTCATCCGCGACGTGCGGCGCGATGTGGGCGCGCCGAAGATGCCATTCGTCATCGGCGTGATGGGGGTCGGCGGTGCGAAGGCGAATGCGGATACCATGGAGTTTCGCAAAGCGATGGCGGCACCGGCGGCGATGCCGGAGTTCAACGGCAACGTCTTCGCCGTGCAGACCGCACCGTTCTGGTCGGAGGAACTCGGCGACATCGACAAGAAGTATGGGGAGGTGCGGCAGATGCGCCACTACCTCGACTCGAAGCACAAAAACTACGCTAACGCCGACGGCACGATGACCGAAGAGCAAAAGCGCGACCACATGAAGAAGTTCGAGGCCGAACTGATCTCACCTGCCGAAGTCGCGCTATGGAAACGCGGAGCCTCCAATGCGGGTTATCACTACCTCGGCTGCTCGAAGACTTTCGCCCTCATGGGCCGCGCGTTCGCCGAGGCCACGCTCGCAATGAAAGAGGACCAAGATCGTCGATGATGGGCACCGATGCCGACGTGGCACTCTCACGAATCAGCGTCACACGGCCGTAGCCGCCGAAGATGATTGGTATTTCGCCAACGTGCTGCGCGATGACCAATTGCTGCAAGCGGCCTTGAAACGACACGACATCTCATCCGTGCGACTCGATTGGGCGAGTCCCGATGTCGATTGGTCGCAGTTCCTCTGCCCCGTCTTTCGGACGACCTGGGACTATTTCGTGCGGCGAGATGAGTTCACGGACTGGCTGAATCGCATTCGGAGTCAAACGCAACTCTGCAACGAAGCGGCGCTTATCGAGTGGAATATGGATAAGCTCTATCTTGGCGATTTGGAAGGTAATGGCATCTCGATCGTGCCGTTGAAGTTCATCGAACGGGGCAGTGAGATTTCGCTGCGCGAACTGCTCGACGAATGCGGCTGGGACGACGCGATTCTCAAGCCTTGCGTGTCCGATGCGGCCCGTCATACATATCGAGTCGATCGCGCCGCCGCCACCGCACTCGAACCGGTGGTGCGGCGATTGTTGGTCGACGAATCACTCATCCTGCAGCCGTTTTCGCCACGTCGATGCCGACGAAGGCGTCCCACGTGGGTTCGCTCGCGGCCTCGCTCTTCGGTTCGCGGGATTCCATACGGGCCCTTTCTTGCGGATGCGAGCTCGACGACGCGCGTCGGCTCCGGCGGTTGTTCGGGCTGAAGTACGGGACCGACCGGGATCAAGCTCCCCGACGGCGTCGTTAACGCCAAGAAGGTAACGATCTCCGGCCGGCCGCCGCATTGAACCCGATGAAGGATGCCGCACACGTTGGCGAATGCGAATCCCGAGATCCTACTGATCGGAGCGATCAGTTTAATCATTCTGTTCGGCAAGCCGCTGATCAATGTCCCTTGGGTGAAGCTAATCCCGGCGCCGCTCATCGTCCTATTGGTCGCGGTGCCGCTGGGAATGTATTTCGACTTGCCGCATACGCACACGTTTTCTTTTCTCGGCCACGATTATGAACTAAGCGAGAAGTATTTGGTCAGCGTGCCGGAGAACCTGTTCAACGCCATCACCCATCCCGACTTCTCCGCGCTAGCCCGACCGGTCGCTTGGAAATGGGTACTGATGTACTGCTCGGTTTCGTTGCGCTGCTGCCGTTCGCGATCCATCTGATCCCGTTGGCGGCGCTGGCGGCGATGCTCGTGTATACCGGTTTCCGCTTGGCTTCCCCCAAAGAGTTCATCAACGTCGTTCATATCGGGCGAGAGCAGTTGATCGTTTTCATCGCGACGATCTTGGGAGTCTTGGCGACCGATCTGTTGGTGGGAATTCTGATCGGAATCGGCGTGAAACTGCTGATCCACGTCGTCAACGGCGTGCCGCTCCGATCGTTATTCAAGGCCTACCTTGAAGTCGAAGATGTCGATGAGAAGACTTCGCTGATTCGAGCATCGCAGTCGGCCGTGTTCAGCAATTGGATTCCGTTCAAGCGACAGATCGAAGATCTCGGCCGGATTCAACGCCGCAACGTCGTCGTCGATCTCTCGGGGACGAAGCTGGTCGATCACAGCGTAATGGAAAGGCTCGAAGAATTACGCGAGGAATTCCACCACGACGGTTTATCGCTTTCGATCGTCGGGCTGGAAGATCATGCACAATTCTCGCCACATTCGTTGGCGACTCGGCGTCGAACGATGTCGCGGCTCCGACGCGTGACGATCGTCACCGAGCCCGAGGCTGAGGAAATGTTGGTGAAACGATTCATCGAGCTTGGGGCTTCCGGCTACACCGCGATACCTTGCCGCGGCACCGGTCGTCGCGGCAGCGAAGATCCAAGCGGAAGCCACCGAAAAGAGCAGGTGCGAATCGATGTCGTGGTACCGGAGAGCGCGATGGAACGAATCCTCAGCTATCTCCATCAAGACATACTTCCCAAGCATCGGGCCACCGTAACCGTCGAGACCGTGGAAACGCTCAGGCTCGACCGGTTCTGATCGCTTGAGCGTTCGTAAGCCTTGGCGATTCTCCATTGAAATCCTAGGGCACTCGGTACCAGTTGCGAGCGGCGCCGCAGCAGATCGCGGGTCGCCCGCATCTCGGCCGGATAAACGTAGGCCTGCGGGAACATGCCGCCCCGCAAGAGCCGCGCGATCTTCTCCGAGTCGATCCGGTCGTTCTTCGTCTTGCCGCCGTGGTTCGCCTTCGTGTACAGAGCGTGACCGAGCACGAAGTCGATCGCTTCGGCGCGGCAGAGATCGGCCAGCCAGTACCAGGCGAACATGCATTCGCAGCCGACGACGAGCCGTTCGCGATACGGTCGGATCAGCGCCAAGAACGGTTCCGGCCCGGCGTCCAAATTCCGCTGCTCCCGCGTCGTCCCCGCTTGATCGACGACGGTGACGTACATCTTTCTGGCGTGCAAATCGACGCCGCAATAGAATGGGTGCTCGGTCTGATAAAATCTCATCATGGCCTCCGTGGAAGAAAGAGACGGGTGAGCCCGCTGCACGGCTCGAGGCACGATCATCGAACCGTTGCGAGCCTCTCGGGGCATCGCAATTTTAATTGGGACGCCCGCCTCCGCCCGAAGCGGAGGCCATGATGAGTATCCAGTCGTTCTACCTGACGCGGCGGCGTATACTCGGGTTTTCAATTCAATGTCCTGCCTGCCGCCGTGCAGGTGATCGACAACGTTCGGCTAGCGGAGATCGGCACGTGAAGCACGGCCTCATTCGCATCGTCTCGATCATCAGCCTCGTCGCGGCCCAACGGGGAAGGGATGCCCGTCCTCTGTCATCCTTTAATTCTCGGCATCCCATGATCCGTTGCGTCTTCCTACTGGCGATCGGCATCGGGGCATGGTGTTACGGCGCGGAAACCGGCTCGACGGCCGCCGACGGCGTGACTCCGGAATGTCTGCGACTTCGAGACTCTCTCCAGCGGATTCACGGAGAGCGACCGGCGTTCGCACCATCGACGAAAGCTGACGCCGTCGCTCACGGCGAGCAGCAGTTGGCACTCGTGCTGCGAGACCGGCCGCCGTTGGCCGTACATCTGAAGACCTCTTCGCCTCTCCGGTCGCGATTAATCTCCATGTTCCGGACGAACGAGGGCCGCAAGATCTACTGGTCGAATGCGATTTCGGACGAGCAAAAAAACGAGCCGCGCGCGACAACCGCGTTTGCCGAGTCCGGAGAAGCACGAGTGTCCGTCGCGCTTTCGAGAAACCAAGTCCCGCTGACTCATGACGAACTCTTGTCGACCTTGGTGTTCGAACTCCATAACGCCGGAATGAATGCCCCGAATTGGAAGCGAATCAACGAGCGGGCGGCAGCCAAAGAAATTTCACGAGACGAATATGTACGCGGAACTGCAGCGCTCGAATTCGACGCGATCACGGCGACCCGATTTTTCTACGCTTACGATTTTCTGCCGTGGGCGCAGCTTCATAACATCGAGACGAAGGCCGGCAACTGGTGGTGCGCCGAGGTCGATTCCGTCGACGACTATCTCGCGAAGTACGTGGACCGATCGGCTTATCCTTGGGTTACATACGGCCCACAATACGACCGAATCATGGCCCAGCGGGATCTTGCCGAAAAACGATTCGACGAAGCGCTAAGGAAATACGAAGAGCTGCTGAAATCCGAGGCTTCCGACGAAGTCTTGCTGCACGACTTAATCAACGCCGCGTATTGTTGTTCGAATCTGTCGCGGCATGACGAAGCCGTGCGGCATTTGCAGAAAGCCGTGAAGTCGGCAGTCGCCAAGCGTGACAACGCGGAACTACAGTACCGAATCGCGATCGAACAGGGGTTCCTCAACGACCTGGCCGCGGCCCGACGATCATTCCTGAGTTCGATCGCCGCGGAACCCGGCGGCCCCTACCATGCCCTGAGCTTGCAACGGAGGATCTCGCTAGAACAAGCCGCCGAAGACCGGGCCGCCCTAAAACGTTCGTATGAAGAGTACCAAAAACATTTCCCCCGCGATCCGTATCTGAAAACAATCCAAGCGATGATCGAGCCGTCCGAGTCGAGTCGCAAGAGCGACAAATGAACGGATCGAATTTCATTAGCCCAAGGTCGGCGAAGATCAACGCCTCCTCGAAGAAAGTTCTTCGGACTCCGGCTAGTCTGCGAGGGGCACCTTACCGAGTCCCGAATCCCGGAACTTAACCACAGCGGTATCTAACGAG
The Planctomycetia bacterium genome window above contains:
- a CDS encoding transposase, translating into MRFYQTEHPFYCGVDLHARKMYVTVVDQAGTTREQRNLDAGPEPFLALIRPYRERLVVGCECMFAWYWLADLCRAEAIDFVLGHALYTKANHGGKTKNDRIDSEKIARLLRGGMFPQAYVYPAEMRATRDLLRRRSQLVPSALGFQWRIAKAYERSSDQNRSSLSVSTVSTVTVARCLGSMS